The Magnolia sinica isolate HGM2019 chromosome 3, MsV1, whole genome shotgun sequence genome includes the window TAGAAAAAATAATCAACTGAATAGAACTATATGCTCACTTTAGCCTCAAATTCACATAATCTTGTGATATTTTCATGTGCTGCTGTTTTTGCcccacttaaattttttttattttttttttaaatattcatGCCTTAGAAAGATGATCTGAGTCCTATCTACAAAGCAACCCAAAACTTTCATGCACAAGTATCTGGGGATGATTTATGGGATCTGTCACTGGGTAGCCAATCACACAATCATAGAATTGATAATTTCTTTATTGTTGAATTCTAGTATCATGATATATTAGCTGTAATTTCAAGGCCAttagcaaatatgaaattcagcgggggaaattagaaattgagcgaggtaaactagaaattgagcagggcaaacatgaagtttagcagagcaaacatgaaatttaacggggcaaacatgaagttcagcggggcaaacatgaaattcaacaggggaaattgaaaattcagtggggtaaactagaaattgagcggggcaaacatgaaattgagcggggcaaacatgaaattgagcagggcaaactgaaaattgagcggggcaaacatgaaattgagcggggcaaactagaaattgagtggggcaaacatgaaattgagcggggcaaacatgaaattgggtggggaaaacatgaaattgagcagagcaaataggaaattgagtggggcaaacatgaagttcagtggggcaaacatgaagtttagcggggcaaacatgaaattcaacagggcaaacttgaatttcagtggggcaaataggaaattgagcggggcaaacatgaagttcagcggggcaaacatgaaactgAGCAGGGCGAACTTgaatttcagcagggcaaacaggaaattgagcaaggcaaacatgaaattcagcggggcaaacatgaaattgtgcggggcaaactagaaattgagcggggtaaacacgAAAATCagcagagcaaacatgaaattcaacaggggaaacatgaaattcaacggggcaaacatgaaattcagcgaggcaaacatgaaattcagcggggcaagtataaaattgagcgggacaatcAAGAAATTCAGTGGGAGAAACTGGAAATTCAAcgagggtaacatgaatttcaatgaacttgaaatgcaattgaactagcctaatatgaatttcaatgaacttgaaatacGATTGAAGCAGCCAAACATCAAATTCTCAGGTTATTActcgaaaaattcaaccaatcatgaaccggAAATGTCGGTGACAACTCGAGCATATTGCCGAGAGGTAGGTCAAATAGACCAAGaactcttgaaatttgaaatcattttgatCCGTATGCTTTTATCATTTTGAAATTcaacttgaatgtatgtggactatccacgacattcatccatttttctatctatattaagggtttgagcccaaaatccGATTTCGCTTGCTACgcctcacaatgatgttttatttgtaatccatcatgttcattggatgatgtatacatagatgaaccaaaggcccagatgcaagcttcatccaacaggcaatatatgaaaatatacctatggtgcgtgctttcttcggTGGACCGGCAATTTTCGAAATATGAGGAAATGCTAATGTATGGAGAGGATGCAATCCAACGGGAGAATGGTCCGATCCAGTGGAGGGATTTTCATGCCGGAGAAAATGGGTTTTTTGTATTTCTTAgtggaaagggggtgaaagcaacgtgAGTGAAAGTAACGGCAGTGAAAGGagaggtattttcgtcctcaaattcgttgTCCGTACGAGCATGTTTAAGTTCGTatgtgatgtaggacaattaaccacttgctctaaaagctcgaactgttagagtacgACGAATTAATctttttatctcataacccaggccccacataTCATGGGTTTtaagaccttggccgaacccccttcgtgggccccaaatcacataggccgcccaccccgagtgtgtccccgcatcacacgggctaccccactcgagcccggtgtgaaatgcgcattaatcacccctagtgaggagtctcgaacacgagacctcctccgtgggccatacccaccccgagtgtgcccctgcatcccacaagcgatcccactcaagcccagtgtgaaaatgcccctacattagtaTGTTAAGTTCGTATtacttcataaaaaccgctggataaaaggtggtaTCGTAAGGCCGTAAAATTCTCATTTCTCATGTCTGAAATGATCAGGATCTGTCTTCACGTCAGTACCATAAAAACTCAACGTACTACACACATTTTTACTGACATTGTATGACATATTAGAAAATCCTATCCGTGAGTAATGTGGGCCCAAGCATGAAAATCACCAGCCTTGAAATAAGGCTGACAAAATATACGATTAGGCTAAAATCATGTGTGGGATCAGATCATAGGCCATTTATTTACTTTTATGGCGTCGCATATCAAATATTTGGATCGTCATTAATTTGTATCCGAGAAGATTTAGTAAACAACCAAACCGTTTTCACAGTTCAGATTTCCAAAGACTTTACACATTGGCAGGGATTAGAGGTCTAGTACTTTAAGAATATAATACTAGAGGcggtatgtgatcatttctcatgTCTAAATTCCATCCTTCTATGTTTAGTACATTTACAGAGTTGCCATCTCCTCACATCAGATTCCTCAACTGAGTTCGTTTTGCCTACCTCGCTACTCAGGTTCCACACGCCAGCATACGTCGCTCCAATGGAGCATAAATGCTGGGATAGGCCGGTgattttaaccgtccatattATCCTTACTATCTTAAATAAGCTATTCTATCAGAATAATGCTTTTTTTATGATCTTAACCTTTTATTTAATGAGTTCAATTTgatccattgaaaattttcttttcaatgttttAACATAATCTACATAAGGTCATTCTCAAAATCATTATTTCACTGTAAATTTCTGTCAAATTAtattaaataatataataaataatgtAGACAGTTCCGATCATCGAAATAcgccatcatgtgagccccaatTGAGAGACACATTCTCAGATACCAGGTCGCGATCGGAGGAAAAACAAACTCTTCTATAGCCATCTAAAATCCGTTGGATATCGCTCCATTTTTCTATTGAAGAAAATAAGGGAAGTACTTGCATACTCTGGCTGAGTATGCCGCTTCATACGCAGGCAATTATGGTGGATAAGTTGAGAATGCTTATCAAGTATTTTGAAGTGGGGTCGGGCTTGAGAGTCAACATCACCAAGAGTGAAATACTAGGAGCTCATATGCCTATGGGTGAGGTTGAGCAATTGGCAAGGATCTTTGGTGGTGCGGCGAGTTTTTTACCCTCAGCATACCTTGAGTTACCCCCTTGCATTGAGAAATTGGCCAAACAATTGTGAGACAAAGTAGTGGGAATGTTCGAAAGGAAACTATAAAGGTAGAAGAGTTGATTATTTGTCATTTGGAGACCAGCTACTCTAATCAAAGCAACATAGCCCCTATACTTCATGTCTTCATTAGATGCTCAGAGTTTGTGTTGGTAAGGTTGGAAAGATTAAGGCATGATTTCTTATGGCAGgggttaaaaaagaagaaaaaattccaCATGTTGCTTGTTCGGATGGGGTGAGGTGTGCAAGTCtcgtgaagaagaaggagcaAGCATCAAGGACCTAGAGGCTATGAACCTCAAGTTGCTGGGAAAGTGGCTATGGAAATTTGGGGTGGAAGAGGATGCCTTGTGGAGAGATAATAGCTAGCAAGTACATGTGCCAAGATAAGGGTTGGTGAACTGGGGATTCTCCTTTCTGTAGGGAATTTGCAATCTAGAAAGGAGCAATCTTTTTAAAGCCGAAGTTCATTAAGGGCATCAAATTCTCTCTGGGTCAGATTTTTTGAAAGATGTTTGGGTCCAGGAAACCACCTTGCAAAATGTATTTCCAAGAATAACCTGacttaatgttttgatttctaaatgCTTCTCTTGGTGTGGAGAGTAGTTTGGTTGCCCCCTTGCCAAAGGTACATCCTTAACGATGAGATGGAGTATGTCTCGCTCCTGGATCACCTCCAATTATGTTGCTCGCTGAGTGGTGACTCGGATATGATGATCTGGCTGAAAGGTGAGTCGGGGCATTTCTCAGTTCGCTCGTATTATATTATTTGAGCTTCACAGTGGTTTGGTGTATGGTGCCCTCCCGGGTCGCAGCCTTTAGGTGGCTAGTGGGAGGGGGAAGGGTCTTGACCATtgataatcttaaaaaatggtCAATGATTATCCCTAGCATGTGTCTTTTGTACAAGATGAGTGCCAATCAATCGATCATATTTTCATTCATTGCCCATTCACAGGGCAAATGTGGTATGGCCTTCTAAGGAGCTTCAATGTGCCTTGGTCAATGTTGGACTCAATCGGGGGTCTTCTTCTGGCATGGCATAGACTGAGGTTGAAGAAGCAAGCAAAGGGTTGTTTGGAAGTTGAGTCTCTTGGTTGTCCTATGGTCGATTTGGGAGAAGGGGAATGGAAGATGCTCTCAAAATGAAAGTGATGCAATGGAGTGGGTTTCTAGTAGGGTGTTATATCTTGTGGTATAGCCCTTTCGTATGGATGTTTTGAAGGATGTTAATTTTTCTATCTTTGGGTTGACTTTTTGGCACCATCTCAGCGctctttttcaataaaattatcattgccttccaaattttttttttggaatggagGGTTCAAGCCCATGTCTCAGTAGTAGAGAAAGAGCATTTCAACATAGAGGTCATGGATTCAAGCCCATATTACCTATCAAAAACAATATAATGAATGAACACCAACCAAAAAGAGCAATCCACCGAATGAACGAGTTCTGTCCAAAATAGTTTAATTAGACAGCATGATTAACTAAAAATAACTAGAGAAACAAGAACACATACACTTATTTCACAACAGAGAAGCAGAAATACATTACCGTAGTATGCTTCTCAATTTCATACTGTGGGCCCCTGTATTCCTCCAAGAGGGTTTGTGATTGATTCTCGGTTAAGTTCATCGCCCTGACACAAGATGTAATTTGCAGGACCTAAATATACGTCCTTGATTTTTCAAGAAGAAAAGAGCTCAACAAGAGAGGCACTAAACTGACATTTCTGCTCGACCTGGAGTGGGCCAGACAGTCTACCCAGCAAAGAAGTTAGATCACTAAAAACCAGTTTGGTATAGCATTGAACCATCTGGTCAACCGGCCCAACAACAGCCCAGGCAGTTCGTCTTGTCAGATCAACAACTTTTAACTGTCTGATTGGCTGCTGAAAGTGGAATTTGCAAGAAGTGCGCACACACCCCAATTGTACAGCTAGAATTTTCCAATGGGCTACATTTTTGGGGAAGGAACAGTTCACAAAAGAGCCCACCATACGAAAAGCATGGATCAGCAGAAGCAAGCCAGAGATTTAAGTCTATGTGCCAAGCAAAACAAAATCatttggctcgaccaatccaaacaTTGTATATGTTTCCTCCAATGGGAAAAATAAAGGCAATGATTAAGGAAATTGACATTCACCACTTGGTTCTCTGCAACTGCTTGTCGCCTGGAATTTCTTTCAAATCCACGACAAAATTGCGGTAACCATAATCGGAATCAACCCCAGCCACCGATTTTGAAGTCAACAGCTTGATCTTATCACTCTTCCAGGCTTTCTGGAAATCCTCGAAACTCATCTTCGGCAATTCCTGCAAATTATGATCAAATTCTTCCTCTTCTGATAAACGCACCCTGAAAACCCTCCTCCGGAACATAAAGCTTCcccttaaactctctaaggatatCCTTCAAATACACCGGATCAGACGGTACCCCTGTCTGACCCCCGACCACATCTCCCTTCCTCTTAATTCCCCATATATCAGACAATTTCTTTGCAAGCTGAAAGATTCCACTGTCAGCAGCCTGGTTGAGATTCTCCTTCTCTCTGAGAGTGTAGAACCGGCTCCCGACGAGATAGCGTGGCTCGACCTCGCTAGGGTTTTCCCTCAGAACCCTAGATACGAAATCGTCGTGCGAGTCAGATTTCGGGACCGGATCGGAAGCGGAGTCACGTGGAAAGGTGCCAAGAGATCGAGAACGGTGAGATCCTTTTCGGAGGTTTGGATTGAAATTGAAGCGTTTTGAGGGTTTGTGAAGGGGAATTGAGGGGAGATTGTGGATTGGAGGACGGTGATGGGGAGTGTTGTATGAGAGAAGGATGTCAGTGGCGTTCATCCCGAGGAATTTAGAATGCgatttttggaattagggttttgaaagCATTTCTAGGGTTTTATGGAGGGGAAGAGAttgggagaggagaggagaggagataCAGAGATCGGAGCATAGATGTTTTATCCGGAATTGGGGTTTAGGCGGGGTTTTGTTTGCAGATGAAGGGGGATGGGGAAAGCCAGTCCGTGCGGGTAGGATAAGAACCCTACTCGCAGGCACAGGTGCCAGCGTGGCACCGGGGAGCGAGTTGTGgcagggctgtacatcgagtcgaggtgggccaagctcggcctgacacgtccatgctatactcgagctcgccctcgagcACAACGTTGAAACTTGGCTTGTTTGCAAAAGCCTTTGAGTCCAGTTCGAGTTGAGCCGGcggttcaagttgagtcgagtttatctcaacagggtaagggaaagaaaaagagggaatgggaaTAGGTAAGATCAAgtaaaattttttaataaaaacttttaagttttaacttttttttttaaaaacttatatatatatatatatatatatatatatataattaaaatatattactcaagCTGAGTTGAGCTTCAGGCTCGAGTCAAGTAAAATTAATATACACTATGGTTGAACTTGCCTGAACTCAACTCAAgttttagtaaacaagcttgactcgccttgagttaacctttcaagccgagtcaatccaagctgagttgagccgagtcaagcgagctttTCGAACTAGCTtaactcgtgtacaaccctagttgTGAGACGTTCATCGGGTGGACAGATCTGGCCCAAGTATGAAATAACAGCTAGTTCAGTAGGCGTGCGATCAATGTGGATCGTTGCTCGACTTTTGAACCTTTGCTGCCTCCGTATGCGTGTGAAGCCAACGTACGAGCGTGCATCGGCTTATTTGGGAGGCTGCaaattcggtggatccctgaacgtggggcccaccttgatacatataccttgcatccactctgtccatccgttttgaaaaattattttatgacatgaatacaaaaataaagcagataaaaatttcaggtggatcacaccacaggaaacagtggtgatcaacaattaaaaacttattgtgagccgcaatagttttggatcaagttgatatttgtgtgatcccttcatgcacgtctttgtgaccttatcaacaggttggatggtaaataaaaattctggtggccccaaagaagtttttaatggtgagtatttaaTCACtaatttctgtggtgtggtccaccttatattcggatctgcttcattttttggtatcaCTGCCAAAATTGAGGTGTTaacacagatggatggcatggatctaaATAATATAGATCAAGGGGGGCTCCACAGGAATCCATTGAAGCCGTGCCCATCTGGGATTGGGAAGATGGAAGGTGAGAGCCCATGTGATGATTGATGAACCCCAGTGATCTAAGACATCAACGGGAATGTAGCACTGGTTGCCCAGACCGTGATTATAATCCAACTCGCGGCAATTTACCTTAAGCCGTAGCAAGCTCGGTAGAGGAAATATATAACGTTCAATAGCAAGTTGCTGGCCCACCGTTTAGGGATCCAcgctgttcatttggtggggctATGGTAGGGAGATGCAAAAAGGCCTATCTCTTTAGATGATTATAACATTCCAATTCACTATTAAATGTGGACCAGCGTCCATGATCTTCCATTCGTGGCCCCCCAATATGCTGGATACGTTCATCTTGTGAGGGAAAAGATGTTGCGGACAGATCCACCTCGTTACGGGCCCACTAACGAGATTGATTAGATTTACCGCCTGTGGTCCCAACAGATCTAATCCTGACTTTGCATTAGACGTGGATCAGGTGGTGCTGCCCACACCACCCCAGGAGACTGTGGTGATGGGTTGGAGACTGTagaccaccttgatgaatgtgttttatatcaCCCATCCGTTTTTGTCACCTTTTTTtgaaggcatgaacacaaaaaataGAGTAGAATCTACTCAGAAAATATTAGTGCTTGAACTCTcaatgttaaaaacttcctggacgTATAAaagtaatatttatatttttcctccaTCTAAACCGCGGTGTCATTATCAATAggttatgtcaaataaatattatggaaaataaacattaccatagGCCTTAAGAAAATTTGAATGATGGGTATTATTATATCCACCTTTTCTCGTGGTATATCTACTTCTGCTGGAAAATGCTGGAAAATGAATTAGAAAAATGTATGAACGATgtgggtataaaacacatacatcatggtaagcctATCACAGCTGCGGTTTGTGTGGGCAACCCCACCTAATCTGCATAAGGGTGCACTGGGTTAAGCTCGAGTTCTATTGTAAGTTCTTAGGGTGCATTCGGTTGCGCCAAATACAGTATGGAAATATTCTTTTCTACTTTAGGTCATGTTTGGTTACATCAAATATCAGCACCCAGTGGCAACCTTAGCCATTTGGTTTTCATGGTTAGGATAGTCCTATAAAAGTGTTTCTTTAAAACCATAGATGATCCATCAATCACGACGGTTGAACGATCATCATGATAGGAATGTTATTggttggttctaaaaatcatgCAATTGAGACGATTGTAACCATCCGTTCAAGGGCataaggaaaaattaaaaaattaaattttaagaaaataaattatttttttttttcaatgacaatcaagatcaagtggactaaaaacagtccaatcatcatcttgaaaccaCTATTCAGTAGACTCCACCCAACCAATCCATGACCCGTCAAAAACATGCATATGCACGACTTGGCTGGGACCCGGAATAACCGATGCCCTGACTGTGGgggacccacctggatgtatgtgttgtatatctaagcGTTCCATCCATTCTACCAACTAATTTCATGGCATAAGCCTAAGAATAAGAGAGgtacaaatctcaggtgcaccacaccacgcCAGGGCCTTAGGATTTCCCAATTTTAAATTCCACCGTATTTTTTAAGCCAATCAGCATGTAACAAATAATGATGAAAAGTGGGCCCATAGTTCAATAATCGCAGGCCTTCAATTGTTGAATCTATGCTGGGAAACAATAGACAGAGATGGCCTGAATTAAGCCAAACAcaagttgaaaaagaaaaataaataaataaaactcatgCGTATAAAAATATTGGCCATTTGTTGTATaaacttgaaaaaaaaactgAGATATGGTCAAAGACAAGTTTGCACACGAACCAATGTTTTGAAACCGAGACTTTATAAGCCGGCCAGCCACTTTGGATCAGAACAAGTTGCCAATCTAGACCAGGTGCGTAATAAGAACTGGTTCTGTAATTGGACCGCCTAATTCACAATTCACATGGGGTTTTAGAGGTTGTTGGAACAATTTTATCTTGTTTCTATTGGTGTGGCACATctaagttttctatcaagctgataCATATGTTCATGTAACACAAGAGTCcttacctgatggatggagtggatcttacatattgagtggtgggctccacagagcttcGGCCTACACCCACCTTCTATAACAAATGTTGTGGACAACTCCGGTCCAAAAATAGGTGGACCACTCCTTGTTTTGAAACAAGCATGGACTTTGGTGTACAGCACTGCCTGTACAGAACATCCGtgcaaaagtgggccacacaataaaaaTCCCCTCAGGTGAAAATCTCACTAATCGACTCGTTTGGTGAGCCACGCACGTGCACCGGCTTAGGTCAACGTCTGTCCACTGCTTTAGATGAAGTAGCTCAACTGACATCGTAGCGCGGTTCGTATTTTATATTTTTCAGGGTTGGGGTCTTCTGCACGAGTGGCACATGGAGTTGAGCGGGAGATAAAGATTCGTACCTGAGCTGTCATGTATCATCACAAGAATCGAGTTCGGAACAGCTCAGATTAACCTGTTGCAATTTCGAGTGGCCCACTGCAACTAAGACATCTGTGACTTAAAATGATGTGTTGATTGATAGGGAGAGATCACCAACAACCCATAGCCATTTACGCGCAGGCAGATGACCATATTTCTTCCAGGAACTACAAGATCGAGCGTCTGTTCAGCCCTCAGCAAAtagttcatgtggggcccacccagtgACCAGGGCCAGACCATACGATGGCCCCACAATGGATGGGAGATACCCAAAATCATCATATGGTTTGCGCAGGAGATATTAGGACCCGTTCCtgttgcaaaatattgattttataaatatatattttaaaataaaaaataatatatatatatatatatatataagtgtttgaaaaatacttttttgtaggtttttgggaatagtcccatgttggaaaaaacagagaagaaaaagtggtttaaatgaaagtgttggagtactataatatttgcttacctagtcCGTTGACCATGGGACTTGGGTGTTCTCGTGCATCGCGCTCAGCTCGGGCTTGGGCATAGGCTCGGTGCAAGGGCGTGGGCATGTaaagcagtgtggctgtagaggcgctagtgttgcactttgcactttgcacgtCGCTGTgggactaagtggctaaggcggatgactggatgaaggggagactagaggactaaatgagagtcctccagtatatatagagaACTGAAAAAAGAGCTATTGCAGCAGCTCTGTAACAGCTGTGCCATTAGTACAGGGTCCAGCAATaattgctgcatggctagcccaacagctagaaaatggctacccgttgtctcacaatagtcagcatgcagcaggttaatggcccatgcacaacagtcagaaaatggccataaaacggctagttttctccaacagctagaa containing:
- the LOC131241202 gene encoding probable inactive ATP-dependent zinc metalloprotease FTSHI 1, chloroplastic, translated to MFRRRVFRVRLSEEEEFDHNLQELPKMSFEDFQKAWKSDKIKLLTSKSVAGVDSDYGYRNFVVDLKEIPGDKQLQRTKWAMNLTENQSQTLLEEYRGPQYEIEKHTTNSFIRWIALFGWCSFIILFLIGNDNFIEKER